A stretch of the Saccharolobus caldissimus genome encodes the following:
- a CDS encoding S53 family peptidase: MEGITLKLLLVTLFLISILFPLSSLAYATTFIQPTYGQYNVISPLNPSTPLYLEIFIPPKNLNMLYLIAQEVANHQIKPLTNSQLISMFSQESKVNEVISYLQNKGFKVVYKSPFEVMVEAPVSIVSSLFNTKFILVQSSNGEIYYKPEGEVSIPTQLHNLLIGGLTNFSNVQIPLIQLGNLNDGHLIPNKQAYSSFVYTFQFSATWYTPQDIEGAYNITPIINSTADKKITIAIIDAYGDPEIYQDVKLFDSHFHLPPLNLTVLPIGPYHPLNGLVTGWYAETALDVETAHAAAPYAHILLVVAPSASLPALFSAIDLVVSEDLAQVVSMSWGLPENLFGASGFYAVFNGVPIPNYPYYDYYFALGTAEGITFLAASGDNGAYGITPTIYGSVNYPASSPFVTGVGGTTLFINVTSGYLSSYNSTATYGYETAWSVNPLYFGEVEGTVSSGGGYSSLFPAPWYQRYITHSNFRTVPDVAADANPYTGFVVYALGQEIVVGGTSLATPLWSGIIADIDGYIGHPLGLVNPLFYEIYGNSTLYHEAFHPIYFGYNGYYYANGSYNLVTGLGSPNAGMLAAIIKHFVQKNLQISVSTFEPGVTQPWYFYNSTFTIVAYITYPNNTEVTSGSFNAYIYTLDGYLATVPLTFNGSYWIGNFTIIKGYPPNIWEIVVNGTSSSFSGVGITEVDIGESINIISPIPYPFGLPIPYNEPFQIEACVYYPNGTPVINKTVTAYLVRNGHAIASIPLIMVNPGQYEGIYALIPPLPQGTYLLIINDSYGSAYSYVYFGEYNFGAILTPVNDGLPAAAPGQNITIIDLVLTVEFTGLFTSNVTAYIYNPMGKLIGNVKLVPAPDVIQFGVFLLFLLYEGNFTIPSNATPGFYNVIINSVTNTSVGLITSNYTTAFYVSPANLNYNVKVTDITYEGQWIKILANITYPNGTEVKYGMFTATLLPTQLNFESLIIASNVGVPLQYNSTLGEWVGLYQIPSILQGSIYQGSPLYSFAGPWNVIISGVSADGYNLYSNHYYYFDVLPYTFINKMIINGTFDLPLLSKVNSTTYMLSSVASNNITITHTNLIIDNVIAKTLIIYNSSVTITSSKIDKLVAYNSSVTIIKSTLGGQNIAIMANNSIINVISSIIEDSNYGFLQVNSVINLKGVSLNNVTSISEIPSPKLIYSPVNITSSEKTIIVNISGEYLKLLNVMMDNEPIMYKLVSSSPSLLSIEIPFNASSLPDGTYTFTVQVSDGLPYNLTFNVLNNYHFVVLQDNILSLQSSLLRTTILTIISLIIAIIAIVIVFIIMRRRGEK, encoded by the coding sequence ATGGAAGGTATTACATTAAAACTATTGCTGGTCACACTTTTTTTAATTTCAATTTTATTCCCCCTATCCTCATTAGCCTACGCTACTACCTTTATTCAACCGACTTATGGGCAATATAATGTAATTTCTCCCTTAAATCCGAGTACTCCCCTTTATTTAGAAATCTTTATCCCTCCTAAGAATCTTAATATGCTTTATCTTATTGCCCAGGAAGTAGCAAATCATCAGATAAAGCCTTTAACAAATTCCCAATTAATTTCAATGTTTAGTCAAGAAAGTAAAGTGAATGAGGTTATATCTTATCTTCAAAATAAGGGATTTAAAGTAGTTTATAAAAGTCCTTTTGAGGTAATGGTTGAAGCTCCAGTCTCTATAGTATCATCCTTATTTAATACTAAATTCATACTAGTTCAATCCTCTAATGGTGAGATATATTACAAACCGGAAGGAGAAGTTAGTATTCCTACACAATTACATAATTTATTAATAGGAGGCCTTACTAATTTTAGTAATGTTCAAATTCCCCTAATACAGTTAGGTAACTTAAATGATGGTCACCTAATACCTAATAAGCAGGCTTATTCGTCTTTCGTATACACTTTTCAATTTTCAGCTACATGGTATACTCCTCAAGATATAGAAGGTGCTTATAATATTACACCTATAATTAACTCGACTGCAGATAAGAAAATTACTATTGCAATAATTGACGCTTATGGGGATCCCGAAATATATCAAGACGTTAAGCTGTTTGACTCTCACTTCCATCTACCTCCGTTAAACTTAACCGTCTTGCCAATAGGTCCGTATCATCCTTTAAACGGTTTAGTAACAGGTTGGTATGCAGAAACCGCATTAGATGTGGAAACTGCTCACGCTGCAGCACCTTATGCTCATATATTACTAGTTGTTGCTCCCTCTGCTTCTCTTCCAGCTTTATTTTCAGCTATAGATCTAGTAGTAAGTGAGGATTTAGCTCAAGTAGTTTCCATGAGCTGGGGCCTTCCAGAAAATCTATTTGGAGCTTCTGGGTTCTATGCCGTATTTAACGGTGTGCCAATACCTAATTATCCATATTATGACTATTATTTCGCTTTAGGCACTGCTGAAGGTATAACCTTTTTAGCTGCCTCAGGGGATAACGGAGCTTATGGTATTACTCCTACAATTTACGGTTCTGTAAATTATCCAGCTTCCTCACCTTTTGTTACTGGAGTCGGAGGTACTACCTTATTTATTAACGTAACTTCTGGCTATCTTTCTTCCTATAATTCAACAGCAACTTACGGTTATGAGACCGCATGGAGTGTAAATCCTTTATATTTTGGTGAAGTTGAAGGTACAGTATCGTCCGGAGGAGGATATAGTTCATTATTTCCAGCGCCGTGGTATCAGCGTTATATTACGCACTCTAATTTTAGGACTGTTCCAGATGTAGCTGCAGACGCTAATCCCTATACTGGGTTTGTAGTTTACGCATTAGGGCAAGAAATTGTAGTTGGAGGTACTAGTTTAGCTACTCCTTTATGGTCTGGAATAATAGCTGATATAGATGGTTATATCGGTCATCCTTTAGGTTTAGTAAATCCTTTATTTTATGAAATTTATGGGAATAGTACATTATACCATGAGGCTTTTCATCCAATATATTTCGGATATAATGGATATTATTACGCCAATGGTTCATATAATCTAGTTACTGGTTTAGGTAGTCCTAACGCTGGGATGTTAGCTGCTATCATAAAACATTTTGTGCAAAAGAATTTACAAATCTCAGTCAGTACTTTTGAGCCAGGGGTAACTCAGCCTTGGTATTTCTATAATTCTACGTTCACGATAGTAGCATATATAACGTATCCTAATAATACTGAGGTTACTTCTGGCAGCTTTAACGCTTACATTTACACTTTAGATGGTTATTTAGCTACGGTACCCTTAACATTTAATGGGAGTTACTGGATAGGGAATTTCACTATTATTAAAGGATATCCTCCTAATATATGGGAAATAGTTGTTAATGGTACATCCTCTTCATTTAGCGGAGTCGGTATAACTGAAGTGGACATAGGTGAGTCTATTAACATAATATCTCCAATTCCTTATCCATTTGGATTGCCAATACCCTATAATGAACCCTTCCAGATTGAGGCTTGCGTTTACTATCCTAATGGTACTCCAGTGATAAATAAAACAGTTACAGCTTATTTAGTTAGAAACGGTCATGCTATTGCTTCTATCCCATTAATAATGGTTAATCCTGGACAATATGAGGGAATATATGCATTAATACCGCCCTTACCTCAAGGAACTTATCTACTTATAATTAACGATTCTTATGGAAGTGCCTATTCTTATGTATACTTCGGAGAGTATAATTTTGGTGCAATACTAACTCCAGTTAACGATGGTTTACCGGCAGCTGCACCTGGACAAAATATAACTATAATAGATCTTGTTCTTACAGTAGAATTCACGGGCTTGTTTACTTCTAACGTTACTGCGTATATATACAATCCAATGGGTAAGCTAATAGGAAATGTTAAGTTAGTTCCTGCACCAGACGTTATACAATTTGGAGTATTTCTATTATTCCTTCTATATGAAGGTAACTTTACAATTCCTTCTAATGCTACTCCCGGTTTCTATAACGTAATAATAAATTCAGTTACAAATACTTCAGTAGGACTAATTACTTCCAATTATACTACTGCATTTTACGTTTCCCCTGCTAATCTGAATTATAACGTTAAGGTTACTGATATTACATATGAAGGACAATGGATCAAGATTTTGGCTAATATAACTTATCCTAATGGTACTGAGGTTAAATATGGTATGTTCACAGCAACTCTCTTACCTACTCAGCTTAATTTTGAATCGTTAATAATAGCCTCTAATGTTGGGGTACCATTACAATACAACTCGACATTAGGGGAATGGGTTGGTTTATATCAGATACCTTCAATACTTCAAGGCTCAATATATCAAGGTTCTCCACTCTACTCATTCGCAGGCCCATGGAACGTTATAATTTCTGGTGTTTCAGCCGATGGCTACAATTTATATTCTAATCACTATTATTATTTTGATGTATTACCATATACTTTTATTAATAAAATGATTATAAATGGAACTTTCGATTTGCCTCTCTTATCTAAAGTCAACTCCACGACGTATATGTTATCTTCTGTAGCCTCTAATAATATTACAATAACTCATACCAATTTAATTATAGATAACGTTATTGCTAAAACGTTAATAATTTATAATTCATCTGTTACAATAACTTCATCTAAAATTGATAAATTGGTTGCCTACAATTCATCTGTTACAATAATTAAATCTACGCTAGGTGGACAGAATATTGCAATAATGGCTAACAATTCTATAATTAATGTAATTTCATCCATTATAGAAGATTCAAATTACGGATTCTTGCAAGTGAACTCGGTAATTAATTTAAAAGGAGTAAGTCTAAACAACGTAACCTCTATCTCAGAAATACCTTCTCCGAAATTGATATATTCTCCAGTTAATATAACATCTAGTGAAAAAACTATTATAGTTAACATTTCTGGAGAGTATCTTAAACTATTAAACGTTATGATGGACAATGAGCCCATTATGTATAAATTAGTATCTTCATCTCCGTCCTTACTAAGCATTGAAATTCCATTTAATGCCTCTAGCTTACCAGATGGAACTTATACATTTACAGTGCAAGTTTCTGATGGTTTACCTTACAATCTAACATTTAATGTACTCAATAACTATCATTTTGTCGTATTACAAGACAATATTCTATCATTACAGAGCTCACTATTACGAACAACTATATTAACCATAATATCGTTAATTATAGCAATTATAGCAATTGTTATAGTATTTATTATAATGAGAAGAAGGGGTGAAAAGTAA
- the sso7d gene encoding chromatin protein Sso7d, which translates to MVTVKFKYKGEEKEVDISKIKKVWRVGKMISFTYDEGGGKTGRGAVSEKDAPKELLEMLEKQSKK; encoded by the coding sequence ATGGTAACGGTAAAGTTCAAGTATAAGGGTGAAGAGAAGGAGGTAGATATTAGTAAGATAAAGAAGGTTTGGAGAGTTGGCAAGATGATAAGCTTTACCTATGATGAGGGCGGAGGGAAGACTGGTAGGGGTGCCGTTAGCGAGAAGGACGCTCCAAAGGAATTACTAGAAATGTTGGAGAAGCAGTCTAAGAAGTAA
- a CDS encoding MFS transporter has protein sequence MKVENWSNVIGGYISWVMDGYDLGAVVITSTILGELFYPTIKFLGAVLPIVFTIISRPLGGFVFGYIGDKFGRRSSLLITVLGYSLSIGLTAILPTYAQIGILASILLSLLRLIQGIFIGGDVAGSFTIVMESINSYRGVFSGLMQSGVLVGFVGVDTLFTYLASVTGREFITFYWKLIFIIGVIPAILAVLIRFKMVEPSVWSKIKHNVNPIKGLRELPQPFIVMVGFWLAIYAGPQLVPTIFGQIMRLSPSYFGLLVTYMNLIGIPSMLISGLISDYIGRRKMGIIGSIIAAIGAFLFYALIPEKTNLLYLTLLFGFLVNLPSAISPAFLTERFKTFARAIGVGTAYNGAYLIAGWAPILVSILSSHLDPFYAAATVFIVGSVIAIVGLAIGPETYKQSLEG, from the coding sequence ATGAAAGTCGAAAATTGGAGTAATGTTATTGGGGGATACATATCCTGGGTTATGGATGGATATGATTTAGGTGCAGTTGTAATTACTTCAACAATTTTAGGAGAGTTGTTTTATCCTACAATAAAATTCCTTGGTGCAGTCTTACCTATAGTATTCACGATAATATCTAGACCTTTAGGTGGGTTTGTATTTGGTTACATAGGGGATAAATTTGGTAGAAGGTCAAGTTTATTAATTACAGTTTTAGGCTATTCATTATCTATAGGTTTGACTGCAATTTTGCCTACCTATGCTCAGATAGGAATTTTAGCCTCTATTTTACTTTCTCTTCTTAGGTTAATTCAAGGTATATTTATAGGAGGAGATGTAGCGGGTAGTTTCACAATAGTAATGGAAAGTATTAACTCCTATAGAGGAGTATTTTCTGGATTAATGCAATCTGGAGTTTTAGTGGGATTTGTTGGAGTAGATACTCTATTCACCTATCTAGCTTCAGTTACTGGAAGGGAATTTATAACGTTTTATTGGAAACTAATATTTATAATAGGAGTAATACCAGCTATATTAGCAGTTTTAATAAGGTTTAAAATGGTAGAGCCCTCAGTTTGGTCAAAGATTAAGCATAATGTAAATCCTATTAAGGGATTAAGGGAGTTACCTCAACCTTTTATTGTAATGGTAGGCTTCTGGCTAGCAATCTATGCTGGCCCTCAGCTAGTGCCCACAATATTTGGTCAGATTATGAGACTATCTCCTTCATACTTTGGCTTATTAGTAACTTATATGAATTTAATAGGAATACCCTCTATGCTGATTTCTGGGTTAATTTCTGATTACATAGGAAGAAGGAAAATGGGTATCATTGGTTCTATAATCGCTGCAATAGGAGCGTTTTTATTTTATGCTTTAATTCCGGAAAAAACTAACTTGCTATATTTAACCTTACTATTCGGATTCTTAGTTAATTTACCTTCAGCCATTTCTCCAGCTTTTCTAACAGAGAGATTTAAGACCTTTGCCAGAGCTATTGGAGTTGGCACGGCATATAATGGTGCTTACTTAATTGCTGGATGGGCTCCCATATTAGTTTCTATATTATCTTCACATTTAGATCCATTTTACGCAGCTGCTACGGTATTTATAGTGGGAAGTGTAATAGCAATAGTAGGATTAGCAATAGGTCCAGAAACTTATAAGCAGAGCCTTGAAGGGTAA
- a CDS encoding glutamine synthetase family protein — protein MNIERELRDKGVEILRFTWVGLDGYIRSKGAYIDHIDELLKTGIGLTMAMMSFTPMDYISPYGSFGPQDEDVFLMPDISTFSIFPPSAVVICNLYKQGKPWEYDPRSTLIKTLEKVKEQYNYEFRSAFEIEFYLVKDRKPYDDARCFDSQAYYNNPIIPEIAKTIRQIGIEPIRVIKEYGPGQYEFDIMHKESLRSADEVILFKEVAKQIAAKYGVEANFMPKPFNKLAGSGLHLNISAWKDNQNVFYNQNDKYGLSEIAYSFIAGLIEHAKALTAIAAPTVNSYKRLVPGSWAPTKITYGYNNKSAMIRIPTPYPSMSQIDRRVEYRVPDPLTNPYLLLTAVIEAGLDGIERGLRPPEAVNENAYYRKDIEDIPRNLREALNELKKDTRLIERIGKPLIEEFIKIKMAEVEEYESLVTDWEYEVYRHM, from the coding sequence ATGAACATCGAAAGAGAGTTAAGAGATAAAGGGGTAGAAATTTTAAGATTTACATGGGTAGGATTAGATGGCTATATAAGATCTAAGGGAGCTTATATAGATCATATTGATGAACTATTGAAGACTGGAATAGGATTAACAATGGCCATGATGAGCTTCACCCCAATGGATTACATAAGCCCTTACGGAAGTTTTGGCCCTCAAGATGAGGATGTATTCCTAATGCCAGATATAAGCACTTTTTCAATATTCCCACCTTCTGCAGTAGTAATATGTAACCTATATAAACAAGGTAAACCTTGGGAATACGATCCTAGAAGCACGCTAATCAAAACATTAGAAAAAGTAAAGGAACAGTATAATTATGAATTTAGATCGGCTTTTGAAATAGAATTTTACTTAGTTAAAGATAGAAAACCTTATGACGATGCTAGGTGTTTCGATTCTCAAGCTTATTATAATAATCCCATAATTCCAGAAATAGCTAAGACGATAAGGCAAATAGGAATAGAACCGATAAGAGTAATAAAAGAGTACGGACCAGGTCAATACGAATTTGACATAATGCATAAAGAAAGCTTAAGAAGTGCAGATGAAGTTATACTATTTAAAGAAGTAGCAAAACAAATTGCAGCAAAATATGGAGTTGAAGCCAACTTTATGCCTAAACCCTTTAACAAATTAGCCGGATCTGGTCTACATTTAAACATAAGTGCATGGAAGGATAATCAAAACGTCTTCTATAATCAAAATGATAAATACGGACTAAGCGAGATAGCTTATAGTTTTATAGCTGGTTTAATAGAACATGCGAAAGCGTTAACTGCAATTGCCGCGCCAACAGTAAACTCTTATAAAAGGTTAGTTCCAGGCTCATGGGCACCTACAAAAATAACTTACGGATATAATAATAAATCAGCGATGATAAGGATACCCACACCCTATCCTAGCATGTCTCAAATAGATAGAAGGGTAGAATACAGAGTTCCAGATCCTTTAACAAACCCCTATTTACTTTTAACTGCAGTAATAGAAGCAGGTCTTGACGGAATAGAAAGGGGTTTAAGACCACCTGAAGCCGTTAATGAAAACGCATACTATAGAAAGGATATAGAGGACATCCCACGAAATCTAAGGGAAGCATTAAACGAGTTAAAGAAGGACACTAGGTTAATTGAAAGAATAGGAAAACCGTTAATAGAGGAGTTCATAAAAATCAAAATGGCAGAAGTTGAAGAATATGAAAGTTTAGTTACCGATTGGGAGTACGAAGTTTATAGACACATGTGA
- a CDS encoding amidohydrolase family protein, with protein sequence MDEKQFIMASAESWRENEINSDVITMNKLRPFYLYLKNELTKLLGENFIEERNKMIRDDPVNYMKFLFNDAQIEGFVIDVGFGSKEVEIPAKLKLLFRIESIINDLFSFSSFDKALEHFNEMLREKIREGYSGFKTIIAYRTGLKIDCNLELARKDFLDNKMEWYGRIAKGFRDYLVCETLRIAKELKVPVQIHTGAGDRDIKFELSRPSYLTNIVRKYEGIVVLVHAGYPYHRESAWMSYIFPSVYLDTSQVIPFAPLAAYNILREIFEVAPLNKVMHGSDAFEIPEIAWLGAKLAKKAISKVTNELVEKNILNEREAEELVNKFLYENARNIYKFE encoded by the coding sequence ATGGACGAAAAACAATTCATAATGGCATCTGCAGAATCGTGGAGAGAAAATGAGATAAATTCCGACGTAATAACTATGAATAAACTAAGACCTTTCTATTTATATTTAAAAAATGAACTAACAAAATTGTTAGGAGAGAACTTCATAGAGGAAAGAAACAAGATGATAAGAGACGATCCAGTAAACTACATGAAATTCTTGTTTAATGATGCTCAAATAGAAGGGTTCGTAATAGATGTTGGATTCGGAAGTAAGGAAGTTGAAATACCAGCCAAGTTAAAATTATTATTTAGAATAGAGTCAATAATTAATGATCTATTTTCCTTTTCATCTTTTGATAAAGCATTAGAACATTTTAACGAGATGCTAAGAGAAAAAATACGCGAAGGATATTCTGGGTTTAAAACCATAATAGCATATAGAACTGGACTTAAAATAGATTGTAATTTAGAATTAGCTAGAAAAGACTTTTTAGATAATAAAATGGAATGGTACGGAAGGATAGCTAAGGGATTCAGAGATTATCTGGTGTGCGAAACTCTAAGAATAGCGAAGGAATTGAAAGTACCAGTTCAAATTCATACGGGAGCAGGAGATAGAGATATAAAATTCGAATTATCCAGACCCTCTTATCTTACTAACATTGTTAGAAAATATGAGGGAATTGTCGTATTAGTCCATGCTGGATACCCATATCATAGAGAATCTGCGTGGATGTCCTATATCTTCCCTTCAGTATATTTAGATACCTCACAAGTAATACCATTTGCACCTTTAGCTGCATACAATATATTAAGAGAAATATTTGAAGTGGCTCCATTAAATAAAGTAATGCATGGTTCTGACGCTTTTGAAATTCCAGAAATTGCATGGTTAGGGGCTAAGTTAGCTAAAAAAGCAATAAGTAAAGTAACTAACGAGTTAGTTGAAAAAAATATATTAAATGAAAGAGAGGCTGAGGAACTAGTCAATAAATTTCTATATGAAAACGCACGAAATATATATAAGTTTGAGTAG
- a CDS encoding peptide-N4-asparagine amidase gives MIKGTIFTLIILFSILLPLMFSVTTYSQSTFVHPILGNITVLNSGKIQYDPAYYSFEAYQIHPPNVTPIKVNIATNVIFNNSALTPYVVHVNIPQGNYSMEILNVSINESNGAQYDRPVYIFANGVPIFWGSTQELLNSTASADVTLFENLLKGNVTFQLVLENFYDAKIGITGIYKMNVTLYLYPGNPPKGLPNYFIPLFLNKYNYSYVILNPFNDYVSQNVTIPNGTYKLAMLLYEEGGGLDEFWYANEPATREIQVLYDGRLAGVVNPYETIYTGGIDLLWWKPVTSINTLSFHSPYIIDLTPLLALGSSANIAVSVTNLLTAYELTGTAAYDWDIAAALLLWVNSSNPLIHATFLSQYSRFMDSSPIFNSGILGVYYQEGGSYLINYSAILKFEHGTEYSDVIQQGRFYAYQTFNQIYEKAYLGEKFTEYAVERGNLYNATLYYNVYYPIFLQFSAIAVPITNPHVIPYNLSYSQNGTLSLGLYYYRLSIYNGQNITIKTVENVTAIGGFSGIIEIINKYGGAVLVALTSNNALTTKTLTNYYLVNSVGYKEIFAAQGLQNSTTNLAGYYVYHTVKFIPIADPPTTTQTYIYFVRFHIEIY, from the coding sequence ATGATTAAGGGAACTATTTTCACATTAATAATTTTATTTAGCATACTTCTTCCACTAATGTTTTCCGTAACAACGTATTCCCAATCAACCTTTGTGCATCCAATATTAGGGAATATAACTGTTTTAAACAGTGGAAAAATACAGTATGATCCAGCATATTATTCTTTTGAGGCCTATCAAATACACCCTCCTAATGTTACTCCAATAAAAGTAAACATAGCTACTAATGTAATTTTTAATAATAGTGCGCTTACCCCTTATGTAGTTCACGTTAATATACCTCAGGGAAATTATAGTATGGAGATACTTAATGTAAGCATCAACGAGTCTAATGGTGCTCAATACGATAGACCAGTTTACATATTTGCAAATGGTGTTCCAATATTCTGGGGTTCAACACAAGAACTTCTAAATTCTACAGCATCAGCTGATGTAACTTTATTTGAAAACTTGTTAAAGGGAAATGTAACCTTCCAATTAGTTTTAGAGAACTTTTACGATGCTAAAATAGGCATAACGGGAATATATAAAATGAATGTCACTCTTTACCTCTATCCTGGTAATCCTCCAAAGGGGTTGCCTAATTACTTTATTCCATTATTTTTAAATAAATACAATTACTCATATGTCATCCTAAACCCGTTTAATGATTATGTATCACAAAACGTGACAATACCAAATGGGACATATAAACTTGCTATGCTGCTATATGAAGAGGGAGGAGGATTAGATGAATTCTGGTATGCGAATGAACCTGCTACAAGAGAAATACAAGTGTTATATGATGGTAGACTTGCAGGGGTAGTTAATCCCTATGAGACTATATACACTGGTGGGATTGATTTATTATGGTGGAAGCCAGTGACTTCAATAAATACATTGTCTTTCCACAGTCCTTATATTATTGATTTAACTCCGCTATTAGCTTTAGGATCCTCAGCTAATATCGCTGTATCTGTAACGAATTTGTTAACAGCATATGAATTAACCGGTACTGCAGCTTATGATTGGGATATAGCTGCTGCATTATTATTATGGGTAAATTCATCAAACCCATTAATACATGCTACATTTTTATCTCAATACTCAAGATTTATGGACTCTTCACCTATCTTTAATTCTGGAATCCTAGGTGTATATTATCAAGAGGGAGGATCATATCTTATTAACTATTCAGCTATTCTAAAGTTTGAGCATGGAACAGAATATTCTGATGTAATTCAACAAGGCAGATTCTACGCTTACCAGACCTTTAATCAGATATATGAGAAAGCCTATTTAGGTGAGAAGTTTACAGAATATGCAGTGGAAAGAGGTAATTTATACAATGCTACATTATATTATAACGTATATTATCCAATATTTCTACAGTTTTCAGCTATAGCAGTTCCAATAACAAATCCACATGTAATACCTTATAATTTAAGTTATTCGCAAAATGGTACGCTAAGTTTAGGTCTCTATTACTATCGATTAAGTATATATAATGGTCAGAATATTACTATAAAAACTGTCGAAAATGTTACAGCAATTGGTGGTTTCAGCGGGATTATAGAAATTATAAATAAGTATGGAGGAGCTGTGTTAGTAGCGTTAACCTCTAATAATGCGTTAACTACTAAGACCTTAACTAACTATTATTTAGTTAACAGCGTTGGATATAAGGAGATTTTTGCTGCACAAGGTCTTCAAAATTCAACGACTAATTTAGCTGGATATTATGTTTATCATACCGTAAAATTTATACCTATTGCTGACCCTCCAACTACTACTCAAACTTATATATATTTCGTGCGTTTTCATATAGAAATTTATTGA